The following proteins are co-located in the Paenibacillus sp. FSL H8-0079 genome:
- a CDS encoding efflux RND transporter periplasmic adaptor subunit, giving the protein MFMKWRTADLSSKGAAPKRGKRAAVIVLGAIMVATMSGCSLLPSETEEEVLPPITPPTISKKPEYEVRTETLEKKVSGSGKMMSQREEKVYFTLDGMHVKELNVKPGDKVKKGQLLAVLDVESVEKEIRGKKLQIRKSEVQMKETLRKKDEMDPVEFEEATIAFEELRQELADLEEQLGKATLTAPFGGTVIAVQVEKGAAVKAYDPIATIADTSNLVVAATFAKEDLEKFSAGMKAEVDINGAGKVAGKIKVMPIAEASGSGSGGGSGEGATPPVKESLDQYVIVTLAKMPKGVERGTPLSVSIVTQRTENAIVIPVSALRSIGSRTYVQVVESDGSKREVDVEVGQQTSTDVEILKGLTVGQKVVGR; this is encoded by the coding sequence ATGTTTATGAAATGGCGGACGGCAGATTTATCAAGTAAAGGGGCCGCTCCGAAGAGGGGGAAACGCGCAGCAGTTATTGTACTTGGTGCGATAATGGTTGCAACGATGTCCGGCTGCTCATTGCTGCCGTCAGAAACAGAGGAAGAAGTGCTTCCGCCAATTACGCCGCCAACGATCTCCAAGAAACCGGAATATGAAGTTCGGACGGAAACGTTGGAGAAAAAAGTAAGTGGCAGCGGCAAGATGATGAGTCAGCGGGAAGAGAAGGTGTACTTCACGCTCGATGGCATGCATGTCAAAGAGTTGAATGTTAAACCGGGGGATAAAGTGAAAAAGGGTCAACTTCTCGCCGTGCTCGATGTGGAGAGTGTAGAGAAGGAGATCCGTGGCAAGAAACTGCAGATTCGCAAATCCGAAGTTCAAATGAAGGAAACACTTCGCAAGAAGGATGAGATGGACCCGGTAGAGTTCGAAGAAGCAACGATTGCGTTTGAAGAACTACGCCAGGAACTCGCTGATCTGGAGGAACAACTGGGCAAAGCCACGTTGACTGCTCCATTTGGAGGCACTGTTATTGCTGTGCAGGTAGAGAAGGGCGCAGCCGTGAAAGCGTATGATCCGATTGCTACAATTGCGGATACATCGAATCTGGTTGTGGCAGCTACCTTTGCCAAGGAAGATCTGGAGAAGTTCTCAGCGGGTATGAAGGCAGAAGTAGACATTAATGGAGCGGGTAAAGTCGCTGGCAAAATTAAAGTCATGCCTATCGCTGAAGCATCGGGAAGCGGCAGTGGTGGAGGATCGGGAGAAGGAGCAACACCTCCGGTCAAAGAATCGTTGGATCAATATGTAATTGTTACACTTGCAAAAATGCCAAAAGGCGTGGAACGTGGCACACCTCTATCAGTCTCCATCGTAACGCAGCGTACCGAGAACGCGATTGTGATTCCTGTATCCGCTTTACGCTCCATCGGTTCAAGAACGTACGTGCAAGTCGTCGAGAGTGATGGCAGCAAGCGTGAAGTGGACGTTGAGGTTGGCCAGCAGACGTCGACGGATGTCGAGATTCTGAAAGGTCTGACCGTAGGCCAGAAAGTAGTGGGACGCTAA
- a CDS encoding ABC transporter ATP-binding protein has product MSVIAGMKNLFLRKRPAKSQSGDEHQQGETPLEVSTESGENTYNNEHVPPTSEPPLPESEIASDEVAAAAVTTVEPQKKIKPKKDMLPPYDGPVLEVRNVHRSFQTGSRIIHVLKGIDMEVNPQQLVMLKGRSGSGKTTLLNMLGGLDQPSSGDILFSGQPLQDWGDRRRTALRRKEIGFIFQAYALMPLLSAWENVELSLRMADVPRAEWKDRVGHCLDLVGLSKRVKHRPFEMSGGEQQRVAIAKAIAHRPRLLLADEPTAELDSKMGAQVMAVFRNIIEVEQVTICMTTHDPTILEVADHVYEMADGRFIK; this is encoded by the coding sequence ATGAGCGTGATTGCTGGCATGAAGAATTTATTTCTCAGAAAAAGACCTGCCAAGAGCCAGTCAGGCGATGAACATCAACAGGGGGAAACACCGCTGGAGGTATCGACGGAATCGGGAGAAAATACATACAACAATGAGCACGTTCCCCCGACGAGTGAACCTCCGTTACCTGAAAGTGAAATCGCTTCGGATGAAGTGGCTGCAGCTGCTGTCACTACCGTTGAACCCCAGAAGAAGATCAAACCGAAGAAGGATATGCTGCCTCCATATGATGGACCTGTACTGGAGGTGCGTAACGTACATCGCAGTTTCCAGACAGGCAGTCGCATCATCCATGTGCTCAAAGGCATTGATATGGAAGTGAACCCGCAACAACTGGTCATGCTGAAGGGGCGATCAGGCTCAGGCAAAACAACGTTGCTGAATATGCTGGGTGGACTGGATCAGCCTTCTAGCGGAGATATTCTATTCTCCGGCCAGCCTCTTCAGGATTGGGGAGACCGACGGCGGACCGCTTTGCGGCGCAAGGAGATCGGTTTTATTTTTCAGGCGTATGCACTCATGCCCTTATTATCTGCTTGGGAAAATGTAGAACTGTCGCTGCGCATGGCGGATGTACCGCGAGCGGAATGGAAGGACAGGGTTGGTCATTGTCTGGATCTGGTTGGATTATCCAAACGGGTGAAGCACCGTCCTTTCGAGATGTCCGGGGGAGAGCAGCAACGTGTGGCTATAGCCAAGGCGATTGCCCATAGACCCCGATTGTTGCTTGCGGATGAACCTACGGCGGAACTGGATTCCAAGATGGGCGCACAGGTCATGGCCGTATTCCGCAATATTATTGAAGTAGAACAAGTAACGATATGTATGACTACACACGATCCTACAATTTTGGAGGTTGCGGACCATGTTTATGAAATGGCGGACGGCAGATTTATCAAGTAA
- the pyrE gene encoding orotate phosphoribosyltransferase, with protein sequence MIELNEIPNHIASQLLKIKAVALRPQQPFTWTSGIKSPIYCDNRLTMSYPEIRNDIAEAFATIIRNQYPDAEVIAGTATAGIPHAAWVAQKLNLPMAYIRDKAKGHGKENLIEGLITEGQKVVVIEDLISTGGSSIKAAEAVRVAGATPLAVLAIFSYQLDKGVKAFEAAGIPLQTLSNYTALMDVALAQGTIQEIDFELLKSWREDPSSFGK encoded by the coding sequence ATGATCGAACTGAATGAGATTCCAAATCATATTGCTTCCCAACTTTTGAAAATCAAAGCCGTGGCGTTGCGTCCGCAGCAGCCATTTACATGGACATCCGGTATCAAATCACCGATATACTGTGATAACCGCTTAACGATGTCCTATCCAGAGATTCGCAACGATATCGCTGAAGCCTTTGCAACGATTATTCGGAACCAATACCCGGATGCAGAAGTCATCGCAGGTACGGCAACCGCAGGTATCCCGCATGCCGCTTGGGTGGCTCAGAAACTGAATCTGCCGATGGCCTACATTCGTGATAAAGCGAAAGGACACGGCAAGGAGAACCTGATCGAAGGTCTGATTACTGAGGGCCAGAAAGTGGTTGTCATCGAAGATCTGATCTCTACAGGTGGAAGCTCAATCAAAGCAGCCGAAGCCGTACGCGTAGCAGGTGCAACACCTCTCGCCGTGCTTGCGATCTTCAGCTACCAGTTGGATAAAGGCGTTAAAGCATTCGAAGCCGCAGGAATTCCACTTCAGACGCTGTCCAATTACACGGCTCTGATGGATGTGGCTTTGGCTCAGGGAACGATTCAGGAGATTGATTTCGAATTGCTTAAATCCTGGCGTGAAGATCCTTCTTCATTTGGTAAATAA
- the pyrF gene encoding orotidine-5'-phosphate decarboxylase, with amino-acid sequence MNDTNFNEMAGRLMVALDYPGAEEAKALVQALEGIPCYLKVGMQLFYAAGPDFIRELKSKGYSVFLDVKMHDIPNTVRGGAESITRLGVDMFNVHAAGGALMMRAAREGAEAAIAADPSLSKPEIIAVTQLTSTSLETMNTEIGIPGSVEAAVVRYAGLAQEAGLDGVVASPLEVPAIRAACGSAFHTVTPGIRPAGSGLGDQTRVLTPGEAIARGSHYIVVGRPITGAPNPREAAETILKEMLNA; translated from the coding sequence ATGAATGACACGAATTTCAATGAAATGGCTGGCCGTCTGATGGTGGCACTCGATTATCCTGGAGCGGAAGAAGCGAAAGCATTGGTACAAGCTCTTGAAGGCATTCCCTGTTATCTCAAGGTGGGTATGCAGCTGTTCTACGCAGCAGGACCGGACTTTATTCGGGAGCTGAAATCCAAAGGGTACTCCGTTTTTCTGGATGTGAAAATGCATGACATTCCCAACACCGTTCGTGGCGGAGCTGAGAGTATCACACGTCTTGGCGTAGACATGTTTAATGTACATGCAGCGGGTGGAGCTCTCATGATGCGTGCTGCACGTGAAGGTGCTGAGGCAGCAATCGCTGCCGATCCTTCCCTTAGCAAGCCCGAGATCATTGCAGTCACCCAACTGACCAGTACAAGTCTGGAAACGATGAATACCGAGATTGGCATTCCGGGAAGTGTGGAAGCTGCAGTGGTTCGTTATGCTGGACTGGCCCAAGAGGCCGGACTGGATGGGGTTGTTGCTTCTCCACTGGAAGTGCCCGCAATTCGGGCAGCGTGCGGCAGTGCTTTTCACACCGTTACACCGGGAATTCGTCCAGCGGGTAGTGGTCTGGGAGATCAGACACGTGTCTTGACGCCGGGTGAAGCCATCGCCAGAGGCAGTCATTACATTGTTGTAGGCAGACCCATTACAGGCGCTCCCAATCCGCGAGAAGCGGCAGAAACCATTTTGAAGGAGATGTTGAACGCATGA
- the carB gene encoding carbamoyl-phosphate synthase large subunit — protein MPINKDLKKILVIGSGPIVIGQAAEFDYAGTQACQALKEEGVEVVLINSNPATIMTDTNMADKVYIEPITLEFVTQIIRQERPDGLLPTLGGQTGLNMAVELARAGVLERENVKLLGTQLTSIEKAEDRDLFRDLMRELEQPVPESVIVTTLEESLEFANEIGYPIIVRPAYTLGGTGGGICANEEELRETVAAGIRYSPIGQCLVEKSIAGMKEVEYEVMRDKNDNCIVVCNMENFDPVGVHTGDSIVVAPSQTLSDREYQMLRSASLKIIRALNIEGGCNVQFALDPHSFQYYVIEVNPRVSRSSALASKATGYPIAKMAAKIAMGYTLDEIVNPVTGQTYACFEPTLDYIVSKIPRWPFDKFISANRKLGTQMKATGEVMAIGRTFEESIHKAVRSLEIGVHRLYLKDAETLDEATLNERLIKADDERIFLIAEAFRRGYTLQQLQDLTKIDWWFLDKIEGLIAFEDRIREESELSSDILYQAKRLGFTDRAIAELRAQGQPGGTLTTEAEVRTRREAENLRPVYKMVDTCAAEFEATTPYYYSTYETENEVIPSDKKKVVVLGSGPIRIGQGIEFDYSTVHAVWALQKAGYEAVIINNNPETVSTDFNTSDRLYFEPLFFEDVMNVIEQEKPVGVIVQFGGQTAINLAAPLRNAGVTILGTDLESIDEAEDRKKFERLLSRLEIAQPKGKTVISVDDAVETAQSLGYPVLVRPSYVLGGRAMEIVYSDAELLTYMEQAVKINPEHPVLIDRYMMGKEVEVDAICDGETVLIPGIMEHIERAGVHSGDSIAVYPPQHLSQDLKEKIVEITIKIAKELKTVGLVNIQFVIHDGQVYIIEVNPRSSRTVPFLSKVTNIPMANLATQAILGVKLKDLGYVDGLWPESDHVSVKVPVFSFAKLRRVEPTLGPEMKSTGEVMGRDPNYAKALFKGLIGAGMKIPATGAIVVTVADKDKDEAVPLLEGFYRLGYKIMATGGTAAALEAANIPVTTVNKLSEGSPNILDMIRSGEANFVFNTLTKGKTPQRDGFRIRREAVENGIVCMTSLDTIRALLIMLQTINFSSEAMPVFVK, from the coding sequence ATGCCGATTAACAAAGATCTCAAAAAAATCCTGGTGATTGGTTCCGGTCCAATCGTCATCGGTCAAGCGGCCGAGTTCGACTATGCTGGTACACAAGCTTGCCAGGCACTGAAAGAAGAAGGCGTGGAAGTTGTACTTATCAACAGCAACCCGGCGACCATTATGACGGATACGAACATGGCTGACAAAGTCTACATCGAACCAATCACTCTGGAGTTTGTAACGCAAATCATTCGTCAAGAGCGTCCAGATGGCTTGTTGCCAACACTGGGTGGTCAAACAGGTCTGAACATGGCTGTAGAACTGGCTCGTGCAGGCGTGCTGGAACGTGAAAATGTGAAATTGCTCGGAACGCAACTGACATCCATCGAGAAAGCGGAAGATCGGGATCTGTTCCGTGACCTCATGCGTGAATTGGAACAACCTGTACCTGAGAGTGTAATCGTAACGACACTTGAAGAGTCACTTGAATTTGCGAATGAGATTGGTTATCCAATCATCGTGCGTCCAGCCTATACACTGGGCGGAACTGGCGGCGGAATCTGTGCGAATGAAGAAGAGTTGCGCGAGACGGTGGCAGCGGGAATTCGTTACAGCCCGATTGGGCAATGTCTGGTCGAGAAGAGCATTGCAGGCATGAAAGAAGTCGAGTATGAAGTGATGCGGGACAAAAACGATAACTGTATCGTTGTCTGCAACATGGAAAACTTTGACCCAGTAGGTGTTCATACAGGCGACAGTATCGTCGTAGCACCAAGCCAAACATTGTCGGACCGTGAATATCAAATGCTGCGTTCAGCTTCCCTGAAAATCATCCGTGCCCTGAACATCGAGGGTGGATGTAACGTACAGTTTGCACTGGACCCACACAGCTTCCAATACTATGTTATCGAAGTAAATCCACGGGTAAGCCGTTCATCGGCCCTGGCTTCCAAAGCAACGGGTTATCCGATTGCGAAAATGGCTGCCAAAATTGCTATGGGTTACACGTTGGATGAAATCGTGAACCCGGTAACAGGCCAAACGTATGCTTGCTTCGAGCCTACGCTGGATTATATCGTGAGCAAAATCCCACGGTGGCCGTTCGACAAGTTCATCTCGGCGAACCGTAAACTGGGAACTCAGATGAAAGCAACAGGCGAAGTGATGGCGATTGGCCGGACATTCGAAGAGTCGATTCACAAAGCAGTTCGTTCTCTGGAAATTGGCGTACACCGCCTTTACCTGAAGGATGCAGAAACGCTGGATGAAGCTACTTTGAATGAACGTCTGATCAAAGCGGATGATGAGCGTATCTTCCTGATTGCCGAAGCATTCCGCAGAGGTTATACGTTGCAACAACTACAGGATCTGACCAAGATTGACTGGTGGTTCCTGGACAAAATCGAAGGTCTGATCGCATTCGAAGATCGCATTCGCGAAGAATCCGAATTGTCTTCCGACATTCTGTATCAAGCAAAACGCCTTGGATTCACGGACCGCGCCATTGCTGAACTGCGTGCGCAAGGTCAACCTGGAGGCACATTAACAACTGAAGCGGAAGTTAGAACTCGTCGGGAAGCAGAGAACCTGCGCCCAGTGTACAAAATGGTAGATACATGTGCAGCTGAGTTCGAAGCAACAACGCCATATTACTACTCAACTTACGAGACAGAGAATGAAGTTATCCCTTCAGACAAGAAAAAAGTTGTGGTGCTGGGTTCAGGACCAATCCGGATCGGTCAAGGGATCGAGTTCGACTACTCTACCGTACACGCAGTATGGGCATTGCAAAAAGCAGGATATGAAGCAGTCATTATCAATAATAACCCGGAGACGGTGTCTACGGACTTTAATACATCGGATCGCCTGTACTTTGAACCGCTCTTCTTCGAAGATGTCATGAACGTGATTGAACAGGAGAAACCAGTAGGGGTTATCGTACAATTCGGTGGTCAAACGGCCATCAACCTGGCAGCACCACTGCGTAATGCAGGTGTAACCATTCTCGGAACGGATCTGGAAAGCATCGATGAGGCGGAGGACCGCAAGAAGTTCGAGCGTCTGCTCTCCCGTCTGGAGATTGCACAGCCAAAAGGTAAAACGGTCATTTCCGTTGATGATGCGGTAGAAACAGCTCAAAGTCTGGGCTACCCGGTACTGGTTCGTCCTTCCTATGTACTCGGCGGTCGTGCGATGGAGATTGTATACTCCGATGCTGAATTGCTGACATACATGGAACAGGCGGTTAAAATCAATCCGGAGCATCCGGTCCTGATCGACCGTTACATGATGGGTAAAGAAGTTGAGGTTGACGCCATCTGTGATGGTGAAACGGTATTGATTCCGGGAATTATGGAGCATATCGAGCGTGCAGGGGTTCACTCGGGTGACTCCATCGCGGTATATCCTCCTCAACACCTGTCCCAGGATTTGAAAGAGAAAATTGTAGAGATTACAATCAAAATTGCGAAAGAACTGAAAACGGTTGGTCTGGTCAACATCCAGTTTGTTATCCATGATGGCCAAGTTTACATTATCGAGGTGAACCCGCGTTCATCCCGTACCGTACCATTCCTGAGCAAAGTAACCAACATTCCGATGGCGAACTTGGCAACACAAGCCATTCTGGGTGTGAAACTGAAAGATCTTGGTTATGTTGACGGGCTGTGGCCTGAATCGGATCATGTATCTGTTAAAGTTCCGGTCTTCTCCTTCGCGAAGCTGCGTCGTGTAGAACCAACCCTCGGACCTGAGATGAAGTCTACAGGTGAGGTTATGGGCCGTGATCCGAATTACGCTAAAGCGTTGTTTAAAGGTCTCATCGGTGCAGGAATGAAAATTCCGGCAACCGGAGCGATCGTGGTAACTGTAGCAGACAAAGACAAAGACGAAGCGGTTCCTTTGCTCGAAGGTTTCTACAGACTGGGTTACAAAATCATGGCTACCGGCGGAACAGCAGCTGCGCTAGAAGCGGCGAACATTCCGGTAACGACTGTGAACAAATTAAGTGAAGGTTCGCCGAACATTCTGGATATGATTCGCAGCGGCGAAGCGAACTTTGTCTTCAACACACTCACCAAAGGCAAAACACCGCAACGTGACGGATTCCGAATTCGTCGTGAAGCGGTAGAGAACGGCATTGTATGTATGACTTCACTGGATACGATTCGTGCGCTGCTGATCATGCTGCAAACGATCAACTTCTCTTCGGAAGCAATGCCTGTCTTTGTAAAATAA
- the carA gene encoding glutamine-hydrolyzing carbamoyl-phosphate synthase small subunit: MQAQARLLLEDGTLFTGKAFGAEGETTGEVVFNTGITGYQEVLSDPSYCGQIVTMTYPLIGNYGITRDDFESIRPYVHGFVVRRHEPTPSNWRAEYSVDNLLKEYGIVGISEIDTRMLTRRIRHHGTMKGILTTGSKPVEELLEMMGDTTIAELRNQVPMTSTEHVYNSPGTAERIVLVDYGAKTGILRELSKRNCDVVVVPHDVTADEIRRLNPDGIQLSNGPGDPKDVPHAVNMISELLGEYPIFGICLGHQLFALAAGADTEKLKFGHRGGNHPVKELESGRCFITSQNHGFTVNEESVKSTDLEVTHINNNDKTIEGLKHKSFPAFSVQYHPEAAPGPYDNSYLFDRFIEMIREHKITNPQKPRQAVLAAAVKGAQ, from the coding sequence ATGCAGGCACAGGCAAGATTATTGTTGGAAGACGGCACACTGTTCACCGGGAAAGCATTCGGTGCTGAAGGTGAAACGACAGGTGAGGTCGTTTTTAATACGGGAATTACAGGCTATCAAGAGGTGCTTTCGGATCCTTCCTATTGCGGTCAAATCGTAACCATGACGTATCCGCTGATCGGAAACTACGGCATTACGCGTGATGACTTTGAGTCGATTCGTCCATACGTGCACGGTTTCGTCGTGCGTCGCCATGAGCCAACGCCAAGCAACTGGCGTGCGGAATACAGCGTAGACAATCTGCTCAAGGAATACGGTATCGTAGGAATCAGCGAAATTGATACACGCATGTTGACTCGCCGGATTCGTCACCACGGCACAATGAAGGGAATTCTCACAACAGGATCGAAGCCTGTGGAAGAACTGCTGGAGATGATGGGAGACACCACCATCGCCGAGCTGCGTAACCAGGTGCCTATGACTTCTACGGAGCATGTCTACAACAGCCCGGGAACGGCTGAACGTATTGTACTCGTAGATTACGGTGCGAAAACAGGAATCTTGCGTGAACTCAGCAAACGTAACTGTGACGTTGTCGTTGTTCCGCATGATGTAACAGCAGACGAGATTCGTCGCCTGAACCCGGACGGCATTCAACTGTCCAACGGCCCTGGGGACCCGAAAGACGTACCTCACGCAGTTAACATGATCAGTGAACTGCTTGGCGAATACCCGATCTTCGGCATCTGCCTGGGTCACCAGTTGTTCGCACTTGCAGCAGGAGCAGACACCGAAAAACTTAAGTTTGGACATCGCGGAGGAAACCACCCGGTGAAAGAACTGGAGAGCGGACGTTGCTTCATCACATCCCAGAACCATGGATTTACCGTAAACGAAGAGTCTGTGAAGAGTACAGACCTGGAAGTTACACATATCAACAATAACGATAAGACCATTGAAGGTCTGAAACATAAATCATTCCCGGCATTCTCGGTTCAATATCACCCTGAAGCAGCTCCGGGTCCTTACGACAACAGCTATCTGTTCGACCGCTTCATCGAGATGATTCGCGAGCACAAAATCACTAACCCGCAAAAGCCGCGTCAAGCCGTACTGGCAGCCGCAGTGAAAGGAGCACAATAA